The segment CGTATTCTCTTAGTTACCCAGTATTTCTGGCCTGAGGAGTTCAGAGTCAACGACTTGGCGGCGGGGCTCCTGGAGAAAGGTCACGAAGTCACCGTCTTGACGGGCGTACCAAACTATCCGGTTGGCAGCTTTTTCAGGGGATACGGGCTCCGAGGGCCAAGACGCGAGTCGTTTCATGGGGCAAGGGTATTCCGTGTCCCTATAGTGCCGAGGGGGAAGAGCAAGATTACTCTACTTGCCAACTACATGTCGTTCGTACTATCCGCTTCCTTACTGGGGCCTGCTCTTTGTAGGGGTGACTTTGAGATTATAGTCGTTAACCAGTTGTCGCCAATAACTATGGCTATTCCCGCAATACTTTTGAAGAGGGTGAAACGTGCCCCCTTGGTATTATGGGTTCAGGACTTATGGCCCGAAAGCCTCTCCGCCGCCGGAGGGATCCGTTGGCAACCACTGCTAAAGGGAATCGAAAGGCTAGTCAGTTTCATATACAAACACTGCGACCTCATCATGGCTCAATCTGAGGCCTTCTTCCCTTCCATTCTTGCACTGTACGACGATTCCCGAAAGTTGAGGTATCTACCGAATTGGGCGGAAAGTACTTACGGTCTATTGCGCAAGACCGACACCCCTAATAGCCTTCCTGAAGGCTTTATCGTTATGTTTGCAGGCAATGTGGGTGTAGCTCAGGACTTTGGGACCATAATAGCTGCAGCCGATAAGCTTCGGGACAGACAGGACATCAACTGGGTCATCGTAGGGGACGGTCGAGATCTAAATTGGGTCAGACACCAAGTTGAAGACAGAGGGCTAAACAA is part of the Bacillota bacterium genome and harbors:
- a CDS encoding glycosyltransferase family 4 protein, which translates into the protein MRILLVTQYFWPEEFRVNDLAAGLLEKGHEVTVLTGVPNYPVGSFFRGYGLRGPRRESFHGARVFRVPIVPRGKSKITLLANYMSFVLSASLLGPALCRGDFEIIVVNQLSPITMAIPAILLKRVKRAPLVLWVQDLWPESLSAAGGIRWQPLLKGIERLVSFIYKHCDLIMAQSEAFFPSILALYDDSRKLRYLPNWAESTYGLLRKTDTPNSLPEGFIVMFAGNVGVAQDFGTIIAAADKLRDRQDINWVIVGDGRDLNWVRHQVEDRGLNKTVHLLGRKPVEEMPRLLVGADALLVTLKRARGLSMTVP